Proteins from one Paenibacillus sp. J23TS9 genomic window:
- a CDS encoding ABC transporter ATP-binding protein: MSEERKHPGGRPAGPRHPGGHPGQMMPAEKAKDFKGSLKRLLGYLRPRRVTLAVIFLMAILSTVFSIVSPKILGKATTKLFEGMIAKMKGVPGASIDFNYITQILLILIGLYLFSAAFSYIQQYLMAGVAQRVVYDMREQINHKLSRLPLKYFDSKTHGEILSRATNDVDNISTTLQQSLTQLITSIVTLVGVIVMMLTISPWLTLILIVTLPLSFIVIRMIASRSQKHFVGQQRSLGQLNGHVEEMYTGHKIVKAFGREDESMAAFNEVNDKLYNSGWRAQFISGMIMPMMSFIGNIGYVLVCVVGGVFVTHKTITIGDVQAFIQYARQFTQPIMQTANIANIIQSTIASAERVFELLDEKEEVPEAAEAVVLEEPKGAVKFEHVKFGYKEDEPLIEDMNINVLPGQTIAIVGPTGAGKTTLINLLMRFYELSDGAITVDGVNITDMKRSNLRSIFGMVLQDTWLFNGTIKENIEYGRSGVTEEEVVQAAKAAHADHFIRTLPDGYETVLNEEASNISQGQKQLLTIARAILADPSILILDEATSSVDTRTEVYIQKAMNDLMKGRTSFVIAHRLSTIRDADLILVMNNGSVIEKGNHEELLAKNGFYADLYNSQFTGGGAREVG, from the coding sequence ATGAGTGAAGAAAGAAAGCATCCCGGAGGTCGTCCAGCAGGCCCACGCCATCCTGGCGGTCATCCCGGACAAATGATGCCTGCCGAGAAGGCGAAGGATTTCAAAGGATCATTGAAAAGACTCCTTGGCTATTTACGCCCGCGCCGGGTCACGCTCGCTGTTATTTTTCTGATGGCCATACTCAGTACCGTGTTCAGTATTGTGAGCCCGAAAATTCTGGGTAAAGCCACGACCAAGCTGTTTGAAGGCATGATAGCCAAAATGAAGGGCGTGCCGGGTGCATCGATCGACTTCAACTATATAACACAAATTCTGTTAATCTTGATCGGCCTGTACTTGTTCAGCGCAGCCTTTAGTTATATTCAGCAGTATCTAATGGCGGGTGTGGCGCAGCGGGTCGTTTACGATATGCGCGAGCAGATCAACCACAAGCTGTCGCGGCTGCCGCTGAAGTATTTTGATTCAAAAACCCATGGCGAGATTCTCAGCCGTGCGACAAATGACGTAGATAATATCAGTACGACGCTTCAGCAAAGCTTGACACAGCTGATCACGTCCATTGTCACACTCGTAGGTGTCATCGTGATGATGCTGACGATCAGCCCGTGGCTGACACTGATTCTGATCGTGACATTGCCGCTCAGCTTTATCGTGATCCGGATGATTGCATCGCGCTCCCAGAAGCATTTTGTGGGCCAGCAGCGCTCTCTCGGACAGCTGAACGGACATGTGGAGGAAATGTACACCGGACATAAAATCGTCAAGGCCTTTGGCCGCGAGGATGAGTCCATGGCTGCTTTCAACGAAGTTAACGACAAGCTGTACAATTCAGGTTGGAGAGCCCAGTTCATTTCCGGTATGATCATGCCGATGATGTCCTTCATCGGTAACATCGGTTATGTCCTGGTATGTGTGGTCGGCGGTGTCTTCGTGACGCATAAGACGATCACGATCGGGGATGTGCAGGCATTCATTCAGTATGCCAGACAGTTTACCCAGCCGATTATGCAGACGGCAAACATCGCCAATATTATTCAGTCCACGATCGCTTCCGCTGAACGCGTTTTTGAGCTGCTGGACGAGAAAGAGGAAGTTCCTGAAGCAGCTGAAGCGGTTGTTCTTGAAGAACCTAAGGGCGCCGTAAAATTCGAGCATGTGAAGTTCGGCTATAAAGAAGATGAACCACTGATTGAAGATATGAACATCAATGTGCTGCCTGGCCAGACCATTGCGATTGTCGGACCGACCGGTGCCGGTAAAACAACGCTCATTAACCTGCTCATGCGGTTCTATGAGCTGAGTGATGGAGCCATCACGGTTGACGGAGTCAACATTACGGACATGAAGCGCAGCAACTTGCGCAGCATTTTCGGCATGGTGCTTCAGGATACTTGGCTCTTTAACGGCACGATTAAGGAAAATATCGAGTACGGCCGTAGTGGGGTGACGGAGGAAGAGGTTGTTCAAGCAGCCAAAGCGGCACATGCCGATCACTTTATCCGTACCTTGCCGGACGGCTATGAGACAGTATTAAATGAAGAAGCCTCGAATATTTCGCAGGGACAGAAGCAGCTCCTGACCATCGCTCGTGCTATTTTGGCCGACCCTTCGATTCTGATCCTCGATGAAGCGACAAGCAGCGTCGATACCCGGACGGAGGTTTACATTCAAAAGGCCATGAACGATCTGATGAAGGGCAGAACCAGTTTTGTTATTGCCCATCGCCTGTCCACAATCCGCGACGCCGATCTGATTCTGGTCATGAACAACGGCAGCGTGATCGAAAAAGGCAACCATGAAGAACTGTTGGCGAAGAACGGATTTTATGCCGATCTGTACAACAGCCAGTTTACGGGTGGTGGTGCGCGGGAGGTCGGGTGA